Within Hydractinia symbiolongicarpus strain clone_291-10 chromosome 11, HSymV2.1, whole genome shotgun sequence, the genomic segment gccccaggttaacccaagccatgtgagggaaattgggaagatggcacactgtgtgggccgttggatgttgccgggagttgtctagtagagcgcgggctctaattgggtctgcgtagctcaaaatgagcattaaatactctaggactctccatctacgccatggcccttcctggaaataatagacatggtatatccctcgatatttgtgaggctagccatgtaaaatatgcacatctatcaatCCATTTATATTTATATGACTAATAAGTACACCATTGGAACCAGAAAGATTTCCAACCAGTTGATCATGAACAATAATCATGTTGGGATACCAGTTTTACAAGTAGATAAGTGTTTGTGATTGATGTTCTTCTTTGTAAAATCCACATCCATTATAACATAAGATCTTGAGTAAAAACCAATTACACAAAATTCAACCACTAGGAAAATCTGTGCAACACTTTTCTACTATGCTAGAGTTACAGCAAGTGTCAAGCTGGTAAGACTAATAATTGGCACCAAAAGTCTTTTGGCCGTGTCAACACTTTCACGGTTTACGCAGTTGATTCACTTGAACTAAACTCGATAAGTTATCAAccgaaaaaaatacattaaccAAACAAAAACAGACTATTAGCCAATCATAACGACTAACTAGCCAATCACAACAACAAACTCACATTATTAGCCAGTCACAAAAAACTTACATTAACTGTTTCTTTCCATTGGTTTTTCGTTTCTTCAGGTGTGTATGTTTTTAAACCGTAGTTTGAACGCACCGGTTCATTATCTTCGTGCGGCATTTTTAAACTGTTCTCAGTAAATCATAAGACGCAAATTAATTTGACGTCATGACGCAAAGCGAATCAAGTTATGACGCGATATTGCGAAGAAATGTTCAAACAGTCTTTCGGGGATGTATTTTTGCCAGGGAAGCATTGTAAACATTCAATAATACAATAGTTTATACACATTTAGGGTTGGGGTTTTTCTTTCGCAATGGACATGCACACGCATTTTGGCACGTAAGAAATATAAGAAACAAATGACAAGAATAAAAAGATTAACTTTAGTGCCTTTGTGATCTTGTGTTTATAAAAAGTCTATAAACTTCATTGACAATCATTATGCCCTATTTTGTCCTCCTTTTATCTGCTGAACCACCAGCATTTAGCCTCGGCTGATTTTTGTTTGCACTGGGATACCTCAAGATCTTTTGCGCCATCGCTTGCGTGTTTGTTACGGTTGTGATGAAAAGATATAGATGAGaaaatacagtggaatcccgttaaagcggacaccattggGACCAAAAAAACTGTCCGCTTTAACgggatgtccgctttatagagagtTTGTGTCGTATTTTATTTTAGATGGGATTTTGACCGAAAAAGGTTATTTATGCTTTACTGGGCTTAAAGTAAGAAGTTAAGAGGCTAGGATTTGAGGGTATATAAGCTATATTCAGAAACATTAATCAAACGTTACAAGAAAAAGTCTTTGATAGAGACTTGCTTCTTGCATTTAATTTGTAGATCCTCAATCTTTTTTGTAACTGCCGTCAgcattttttgactttcttcATCGAAGACGGTACAACGGCGCATTTTGTCCATTGGCCCTTACAAAGCTGTGTCTTTTACAGAAAGGtgtattaaaaagattttaaactctgttgataaaaaagttagaaaatgtctgaaataagaataaaaatttcGTTACAAAAtctttgtttccattttttgttttgtactgTCCGCTTTTCAGGGAGTCTTCATAGGGAAAATATTAATTTGGTTCAAAATAAATCGTCCGCTTTAACGAGTGTCCGCTTTATGactgtccgctttatagagagttttttataagagtttgacttAAAATCAGTCCGTTCCAAGTGCTAGTGTCCGCTTTAACGGgctgtccgctttagagggtgTCCGCTTTAACGGGATTCCACTGTATAATAAGTAcgaaattgtttattttgtcgTATATGATGTGTGCTTGGCCTATTCGGCGTTGGTCGTGGTAAAGAGagccacaaaaaaattttttgcctgTCAATTATGCTTTTGAGTAGCTAGGCTCTTCTACGCCTATGTTATTCTGACCTTGGTGGCTTGTCTGGGTAGATGATATAGGAATTTTGGTTAGGCGTGAGTTTTGAATAAAACTGGCCAGTTGGATGGCGTTTGGTTGATTTTAAAAGAAGGTAAGTACAGTTTATGAAACAGAGATATATAAAAAACGTAACCGGCTAATATTTAGCTGCGCCTAACAAATCACTTTACATATCTACCACAAAAACCCTTCCAGGGTACAGTCCAATGGTTCAAGAAGGTAACTTTCGACTTGCTATCTAGTTAAATCCTCATGTATTTGTAACTTAAGGTATGCcaggaaatattttgtttaaaatcgtTCAGTTAAGGCCATAAAAATGTATCTACATAGTTTAAGTTATTTAAGGGTTATAGTTATTTGTCATGGTATTTCGTACCAAAACGCCCAGCATAAATTGAACtaagaaaaatacaatttttagaGCTCTGCATATTTAGTTGTCAATGCCAAAAAGTATATTGTGCGAAACGTCTCTACTGTAATACTAATATCTACAGCTGTATCAAGAGGTCAGTAGAGCACGTTCCCCTGTCCTTCCTCCCTTAAGTTAATGTGGGAACCAAGCAACCATTTGTCGAAAAGAGTTTAAGGGCTGGAAATAAATGTAATGTTAGACTCAACAATTTTGgtcatgttgtttttattaatgtagCTAAGTTCTATATATTCACAACAGATACAAGTTTATATCTATGATGTAAAAGTTCATAAGGGCTTTGTTTTTATGCAAAGTAGGATCACCAAGGAAGAAGCACTGTTAGAATTAATAATACTtttcgttagcctgtggaaaatgtCATGGAGTTTACCTATCGTACAAATTGATTGTATCGCAATCTCGTACAGCCTTCTCCCCCTCTTAGCATAAAGTCTTGAAAATAAGTTGGACGGGGTTGATTAGCATGAAGACTGCGATTTTAATGTTGTTTCTGTCGGTATTTAAATCAGCTAATACGAGGACACACCCGTCGCAAAAATGTTGACCAAATGTATCGTATATGTTATATAGTGGATTCGTGGCAAGGTTTTTTctcgcacacacacacacacacacacgcaGATACACAACAGGTATTATTAACATAGCGATGCTCTTCgtaataaatataatatgaaagaagaaacagagaaaTCAAAAGTATGAGAATTGTTGGTGGAAAAGGGGTTACTCTATGAGCTGTTAGACCGCCTCCACCTAAAACTAACCTTCTCCACTTCCCACTAACACCTTTAACGTAAGTTCGAAGCAATCTTACAATATGTATTTACTATTTTTATGCTGTTGTGAGTGAGTCTGTGAGTAAAAACTTTATCTAAGGTGTGGCGCGACGTGATTGTAAAATCGTGAATTGGTTATTCAAAAAtcctataaaaaacaaaactcatttgTAGTAAACACCCCCGTCCAAATAAAACAGAACTCTAAAACTACCTCCTTATACAGTTGTAGTTTTTTAGCCTAGTGTTCCTTTCGCTCTAAACCGTACCGGGGTGCACCCAATGCGCGTCACCGAGTTCTCTCAGTTCAATCAGTTTAGCTTGTTTAAATACAGCGGAACCGTCGGATATAAGAAAATATCTGCGGAGGAAACTTTTATTATTGTTTGCATCTGTAATCGATTTATGATGTTATCTTCTCGAAATGTgatgtttgttttgtttcactATGTTTGACTTACTCGTTCGTTCTTTATTATTGCTAACAATGATGTTTTTTCCTCATGTTTGCTGTGTCATGACATTAAAGGGGATCAAAGAAAAAATGGatagaaaaaagttaatttcttATTGAAAGTCCACAGTTACGAGGAGATTAAATCAGATAGAAACGAAAATTGGTTGtcataaaatgtattttttatttacagaaGCTGTCTGATAGAAGTTTTTCAGAGAATATTAAAGGTAAAAAGTACTTTATTTAGACTTAAGCGACTTTTGTGTACGTTCCCTTTTTTCACTTCATTAAATCATTAATAGTTCTAATTAGATGATATTGTCGCATAGACTTGTTTTTGTGGATTACGCTAATGATCTTTAATTTTGTTCCAAGATAATTCTAAGCCGTAAACGTTTAGTTGCTTTAaagagttttattaaaaaaaaacaagactgTTTTTCAAAAGTCAATgtctcaaacaaaaaaaactctgCGAGAAATACTCGTTAGCATGTTAGTATTTAAGACGTGCTGCAGGGATCGTTCATTATCATCAATTTTATGCAATTTCACCGTTTTATTTCCATAAAAACtttctccaagaaaaaaaatccattttaaattaaaaaaaaaatacatttttgtttaACGGACGTAAACTTATAGAATCTGCTTTTTCAGAAATgagatatttttgttgttgttatgctCAATACAATATTAATACATTTTGAAGGGGAGAAAAACATACCAGTTGAGAAATATTAatcataatttcttttttagaaaaagatgGATGACCAATCCCAAAAACGTGTCAATGGAATGCAACATGGAACGAATTTAACTGATCGTATACATAAGACTCTCATTGTTCTCATATGTGGtgtgtttattatttttgtactAGAATGCACACACATGCTGAGGTCATCATCTTGCTATTCACAGCAAGGTAAGTGGGTCTTTAACCTAAAAATTAATCTTTAAATTCAATTAAattcgtttttatattatttatgtgATATCACCAGGAGTTTTAAATGAGGCAATTTTATGTGTTGATaatttgtttctttaaaatttttaaaatatatatttttctttaagaacATCATAGTTTTAATTAGGCTGGACACACCGAAATTAGTTAAAAATACGGACAGATTAAAGAAAGCTGACATCGATTCTATAACATCGGTAGAAATAAATTAATGAGTTATCTCATTGTAAAACAATAGCTACATAGTAAAAACAGACGGGGAACTGTTCAGAACAAATGTTTCTTTAAAATCGAATCACTTTGTTCTCCATCTTTAAAAGAATGAGTACTTTCTACTTTCTTGgtatgttcttaaattttggaaaaatctGTTAATATAAGCTAAGTTGctaatttatatattaaaaaacatgtttacttTCAGGTTACTATAACATGATCGTTAAAAAAGACGAGCCAATCAATGAGGtacaactatttttttatttgttgaaatTTTGTGCTTAgatattacattttttaaaacattttccgCCCAAGATTCAATCATTTCATTTACTCcaattttttctcaattttagCTCAGTTGCAAAAGATTGTAGCGTCtaactttatttacgttttgcATCGAAGTTAAAGTGTAAACTGGTCTTGAAGTTCTTCGGCGTGTATGTCAGTATGACACGATTCATTGTTTATTACTGTTGTAGGCACCCTCATCCAACCTGCGAAATGAGAAAATGATGGCTCATACAAAGTCTTCTATCGattcattttcaatttctcCCAACTCACAAAATAATGAAATTGATTTAATTGAACAAGTCGACGATCAAATAACTCGACAGTTACGTTTGCGCGAGTTTTGTTACCACAAACAAACTCGAATaaaagctaaaaacaaaaataatttaaaaaatatattctacaGCGATCgtaaaaatgtgatatattgcTCTGTGCCAAAAGTCGCTTGTACAAATTGGAAAAGAGTTTTACAGGTTTTCGAAGAAAATATAGAACATCCTATGGAAATCGACAATAAAGAAGCTGTCCACACACTAAAATATTCAATTTTCGCCACCATCAATGCCACAGAAATCATGTGGAGAAAAAACTTATATTATTCTTTCTTATTTGTTCGCCATCCTCTTGAACGATTGTTATCTGCATACCGTAACAAGCTTCAAGATCCGTACAACTCCGTCTTTCAGCGCTCAGTTGGTTCGAAAATATTGAAACTTTACCGCGTTGGGTTGACTAAAAAGCAATACAACGAAGGCAAGAATGTAACCTTTaaggaatttataaattatgTCATACAAACATTTAATAATAACGGTGCTAAAGGCTTAGATGAACACTGGCGAATTATCCATTCCTTGTGCAACCCTTGCACGATGAAATATAACTTCATTGGTAAAATGGAGACGTTAGTGGAAGATGCAAAACAGGTTTTAAAAGAACTTGGTGCGGATAAACAAGTGCAATTTCCTTCAAACGCTACAGATAAATATCAAGTCAGAGTTAATGAACTTATGAAGAAATATTACTCATCTATCCCTGCTGAAAGTATTAAGCAGCTGTATGAAATATATGAAGATGATTTCGTTTCGTTTGGATATGACTTGCCTAGTTATGTATAAGCTCACAAATAGGTTTCCAATCAACGGCGATATTCCGTATTTGTAAATCATTGTAACAGGAAACATAACATATTATCTATGACTAGCATCCTCATAGGTCTTTTTATTAGATTTGTCAATAAGCGCTGTGCAGACGAGGGTTAAAAATCCTTGGAAATGAGATTGTTAGTATCAATTAAAGCAACATGATGCAGTCAATTTACCCAATGGTGGCTTTGCAGTAGAGCGTTTGCCTCCAGTGCGGAAAGTCTTCGGTTCAAATCCCGGTGGAATCATGCTAAAGGCTTTAAAATTGTAaatcgatcctttctgcttaacgttcagcataAGAATAGAATTGATATCTTATGTGGTTGTCTAGTTAATTGATTGATTACAAATCACCCAAAAGAAAATTTCCTTTCACCAGCTTAATTTAAGGCTGTAGGGAGCTGTCCCATCAAAGTATCATAGGAGTAGAAGagtcttggggacgaggttgcaaaaaataggaaaatatatatttttccgaTTACATGCAACACGAGAAATAAGTAAAATAGATATTTTCGGTGCATatattgaaaaaatttaaacctaATAAATTGTGCGATATGAACTATATACAGATATCTCCTGTGTAGTAGTACATTTATGTTAAAACATAGTGCATATATAACATGTATACCACAAGCCAAGCTGTAAATACATTTGTCATTAGCGCGAAATGCAACCGCGCAAAATTTGCAGGAGTCTAGGTAAGGCGTAGAAATATGTTTTTTGAATCCTGTCTGTCTATCGgctcttaaaaataaaataaaaaagtttgcaAAGACTTTCAAATCATTCAGACTTTCAAATTTTGTTGGTTTTGAATTACGTTTATTTTTCCACTCTTCTTTTCAATTCTATCATTTCTCTTCTTATCGTCCGCGACATATCCATGATTTCAAATTTCACTTGCTTTTCGGCTTCCTTCATTTTCTTTGTAGTGGACTGGACTGTTCGTTCAACTAAATCAGCAATCACTTTCTCTTCTTTTGTCAAACTTACCATGTCGATTTTTTGACcttaagaagaagaaaatataaaattgtaTTTGACCCAAATACAATTGTATTTAATCCAAGTACAATAACTCAAATTTCAATAATTCGGACCGATTTCGAATTCCCTTGAACCGTGACTAAttctttttcataaaatatCCCCGATAACTCGAATCCTTGATAATTCGAACATTTGATAATTCGAACCAATACTTATGTCCCTTGGGGCAATACTTCACCGATAACTTAAATTGGAGAAAAATGGAAATCGATTTTTTTGCATGCAGCTAAGGCTTAATTCCTTGCCCGTTGTTATTGATAAAGATATTTGAGCTTAGGCACAGAGCGACATTAGAAACTTTTTGCAATGATGTATTGGTATGGTTttcatatgaaaaaaaattgcgagCGAGTTCTTGCGAGTTATCAATAATCGATGCCTTGATAACTCGAGCTATTTTCTCGGTTACTGTGTGTCTTCGAGTTTCAGGATTCTACAGTACATTCAAGTTAAGTACAATTGTATTCAACCCAAGTACAATTGTATTTAGCTCAAGTAAAATTGTATTCAACCCAAGTATAATTGTATTTAGCTCAAGTAAAATTGTATTCAACCCAAGTATAATTGTATTTAGCTCAAGTAAAATTGTATTCAACCCAAGTACAATTATATCAAACCTAAGTACAATAGTAACCCCACcaagtaaaattttatttgaataAAGATATCATTGTACATCATGCGACTACATTAGAGTAAAACAAATGAACAAACCTTCTGTGTCGTTTTCTCCGACATAACCAGCATTTTTTCCGATATGACTTTCTCTATTGTAGATATACTTTA encodes:
- the LOC130614777 gene encoding carbohydrate sulfotransferase 11-like, translated to MDDQSQKRVNGMQHGTNLTDRIHKTLIVLICGVFIIFVLECTHMLRSSSCYSQQGYYNMIVKKDEPINEAPSSNLRNEKMMAHTKSSIDSFSISPNSQNNEIDLIEQVDDQITRQLRLREFCYHKQTRIKAKNKNNLKNIFYSDRKNVIYCSVPKVACTNWKRVLQVFEENIEHPMEIDNKEAVHTLKYSIFATINATEIMWRKNLYYSFLFVRHPLERLLSAYRNKLQDPYNSVFQRSVGSKILKLYRVGLTKKQYNEGKNVTFKEFINYVIQTFNNNGAKGLDEHWRIIHSLCNPCTMKYNFIGKMETLVEDAKQVLKELGADKQVQFPSNATDKYQVRVNELMKKYYSSIPAESIKQLYEIYEDDFVSFGYDLPSYV